The DNA segment TCTCTAAAACAGTAGTTAAAGGTAGGTTGGGTGGAGGTGCATGAATTAATTTGTGGTAATGTTATCAATCTTCCGCACCGTAACCCAACACCTAAACGTCATATTGGTCGAATCATTTATCAATAAATTTAGGGCGTTTTTTATTAATTCTGTGAGGTGCAGTTTCAAAATGACGAAAGACTATATGAGCGGGTATTTGCAGAATCTTGGTTATATTTCTATCGTAACCGGGATAGATTTAGTAATTTGCAAATTGTGATCATTTACCCATCCCGCAGTTTAGAACAAACTGATATTAGTCCTTACCTGAGTCAAATTAATAGCCCACAGGTGCATCGAATATATTTAGATGAGTTGGGAGATATTCGCCAATTACCTGTATGGGTTGCATTGATGATGTTGACTACAATTGATGAAGAACAAGCAACTGAAGAAGCTAGGTATTTATTAACCAGGAGTCAGCAGGAAACTCTGCAACCAGAAAATCGCGCCATAATAGAGTTAATCACAACAATAATGGTGTACAAGTTTGAAGATAAGAGTCAACGGGAGGTAGAACAGATGTTGGGAATTACACTACAAGAAACGCGGGTTTATCGGGAAATTAAGGAAGAAGGAATAAAAGAAGGAGAACAACGAGGACGAGAACAAGGACGAGAACAAGGACGGGAAGAAGGAGAAAAATCCCTCGTTTTGCGTCTATTATCCCGTAGAGTAGGGAAATTGCCGCACAAAGTACGATCGCGTATCGAATCCCTTCCCTTAGAACAATTGGAAAATCTGGGAGAAGCTTTGCTTGATTTTACCAGCATGGCTGATTTAGATGCTTGGTTGTCGGGATTGGATGGTAATTCTTAAAAAGCGATACCTGCGGTAAGCTGCGCTAACGCACTTCGAGGTAGTTACTAGGTGATCGCTAACACTAAGCTGTACGCTAACGCACATTTATTCCTAACCTATTTACAGTAGTTGGTACTTTATTCGTTTGCTTGTTGGGTTTCGCTGCGTTTCACCCAACCTACAAGATATGCGATCGCACTAATTTAATTGGAGATAATAATTGTGGGGGTCTGGACGGACAGGAAAATCCCTGTGATTTTTGGTGGGGGCAGGTAAAATATTATGCAACGCTTGCGATGTCACGGGTAGGTCGTGGTTTGGATTCGGTCAAAGAGTTTCTCAGTACTCTCACTCCTGACGAGCGTTGGGGGGTGCTGGTAGTCTTTGAGGAAGTACAGCCTGTGATGTTTGACCAATTGGTGGCAATCTTTTAAAGTGAGTTAACGCTAAATCAGTAGTAACATTACGCCGTGTGCAACTTTCTCTCAAACCTAACCCCCAACCCCTTCCCTGCGAGGGAAGGGGAGCAAGATTCAAAGCCTCTCTCCGCTTCGGGGAGAGGTTTGGAGAGGGGTTTCAAAAATAAGTTGCACATCGCGTTAACATTCGTAATGTTTACGATTATGGTAATCGATCACCAGCAATTCTCATAATAAGAATTATTATCACTATCATTAGCGTCTAGATATACTCTGCCCCATGCCTTTATCCACTTTTCTTGGTCTTGCGATTGCTATTTGGGACATTCTGGGCAGAATCCATGCAGCCAATCTCCTCTCTGGCGCTTTTGAGCCTACCGCTCGATGCTTCAAACTCCCAAAAAGTAGCTTGGCTCAATTGTGTTAACATTAACCAAGAAAAGATGCAGAAATGGGCAGAAAATGCTCCCATGAATGATCTACATAAATTTCATCTAGTCGAGGCAGAAAAAGCACGAGTCTTAGGGCAATTTTTTGAGGCTGAAGAGTTTTACGAGCGAGCGATCGCAGGTGCTGCTGAAAATGAGTTTATCCAGGAAGAAGCATTAGCCTATGAATTAGCGGCTAAACATTATTTGGCGCGAGGTCGGTCAAAAATTGCCCAAACCTACATGAAAGAGGCGCACTATTGCTACGATCGCTGGGGCGCAACCGCTAAAGTTAAAGATTTAGAAAAACGCTATCCACAACTCCTCAACACCAACCTAGTTCGGCAATCACATTCAATCGTGACCGATGAAACGATCCGTCATCCGACTGCGGCGATAGATTTGGCTGCGGCGATGAAAGCGGCTCAAGCCATCTCAGAAATGATCCATCTCGATCAATTAACTGCAACGTTGATGCAGGTGGTGATAGAAAATGCAGGAGCCGAAACTGGCGCTCTGGTTCTCCTGGAAGATGATCGGCTCACTGTTGTGGCTCAGTGCAGTGGGAGTAGACAGTGTAACCTGGAAAAGATCGCTGTTGCTGGCTGTGCAACAATTCCTGTTTCCGTCATTCACTCGGTAGAACGCACTCAAGAAACTCTGGTGTTTGATGATGCAGTCAGCAAATTGTCTTTTTCAACTGATCCTTATATTCAACATCAACAAACGCGATCGCTCCTGTGTATGCCCATTCTCAAGCAAAATCAGCTGATTGGCATACTTTACCTGGAGAACAATCTTAGTACCGGAGTGTTTACTAGCGATCGCGTGCAAGTCCTTAAACTGTTGATTGCTCAGGCAGCAATTTCACTGGAGAATACTCGGTTATATGAACGGTTATCGGATTATTCCGAAACACTGGAAAGGAAGGTAGAAGAGCAAACTCAAGCCTTGCAGCAGGAGATCGCGGAACGCCGACAAACTGAAGCCGCATTGAGACAAAGTGAAGCAAATTATCGCAACCTGCTACAAACCGCAAATTCCGTTATCATTCGCTATGATCCGCAAGGACGGATTCACTACATTAACGATTATGGGGTAAAGCTTCTTGGCTATGAAGAACATCAGATTTTAGGGCGAACCTTATTTGAAACAATCATTCCAGACATCGAAATCTCTGGACGCGATGTCAAACCCTTTGTCCATGATTTACTTCGTAATCCTCAATCGTACCCGCAAGGCGAGGGTGAAAACCTGTGTCGAGACGGTCGGCGAGTTTGGGTTGCTTGGTCAAATCAAGCTATCTTCAATGAACAGGGAGATGTCGTTGAAATCTTATCGGTTGGCAATGACACCACCCAGCGTAGACAAGCAGAAGAGGCATTACAACGCAGTGAAGCCAAGTTCCGAGCTATCTTTGAAAACTCGCAGGTTGGCATCTACCGAACCCGCACCTGTGATGGATTAATTCTCAATGCCAATCAACGCTTTGCCGATCTGTTTGGCTTTGATTCACCCCAAGAAATTATTGGGATTGAACACACTATAGGCTATTGGGTCAATCCCAGCGATCGCCAACAAGGCATTGAGGTGATGAAGCGGGATGGGGAAGTGCGAAGCTATGAAGCACAGATGCGAAAACGAGATGGGACAGTGTTTTGGGGACTTTTCTCTTCTTATCTGAATGCAGGCGATGACTACATCGAAGGGGTGATTGCAGATATTAGCGATGTCTACGACGAGCTCCGCTTACGCAAACAGGCAGAAGTAGCATTGCAAGCCTCTGAAGCAGAGCTACGGTCGCTCTTTTCAGCCATTCCCGATCCGCTATGTGTTGTTACTGCCCAAGGGCGAGTGATCGAAACAGTCGCAGGGAATCCGAGGCAGTTGTATAGTTCAGTTGAGGAGAAGGTTGGTAAAACACTGCATCAGATTTTTGAAGAAGAACAAGCCGATAAATTTATGGGTTATATTCAGCAGGTGCTGAGAACCCAACAAGTACTTACCGTTGAATACAGCCTACAGATAGATGGGCGAGAAACTTGGTTTTCGGCGCGTATTGCACCGATTCGGCACGAACAGGTGATTTGGATAGCGCGAGATATTACGCTGCAAAAGCGAGCAGAAGCAGCCTCAATTCTGGAAGAGCGTAACCGTATGGCACGCGAAATTCACGACACACTCGCTCAGGCGTTTACAGGCATTCTGGCTCAGGTGGGAGCGGCAAAACAGGTGCTAACGGATGATTTAGAAGCAACTGAGTCACACCTAGACCTGATCAAAGAATTGGCGCGAACTGGACTGGTTGAAGCGCGGAGATCGGTAGTAGCACTCCGTCCTCAGCTTTTGGAGGAAGGCAGTCTACAGAGCGCTCTACATCGTCTCGTCGCTCAACTTAGAACTGCCGCAATAGATACGACTTTATATTATGAGATTGAGGGTGCAGTATATTCTCTGCCGACTGAAATCGAGAGTAACCTACTGCGGATGGGGCAGGAAGCCTTAACCAATGCGATTAGACACGCCAATGCTGACGAAATCCGAGTAGAACTAGTCTACGATCGCGATCGATTCTGCTTGCGCGTGAGAGACAATGGACAGGGCTTTGGAGTTGGCAGTATTCCAGCCTCTGAGGGTTTTGGCTTATTAGGCATGAGCGAACGGGCAGAGCGCATCGGCGCACAACTCACGATTAGGAGTCAACCTGGACAAGGAACAGAGATTGTTGTTACCGTCAATTGGGAGTAGCATCACGATGAGCCAAGCCATAACCATTCGGGTTCTGATTGCAGACGATCATGCTATTTTTCGGCAAGGATTAGCCACGATTATTAACCGTGACCCAGAGATGCAGGTGGTTGCCCAGGCTGAAAATGGGGAACAAGTGATCGCTCTCTTTGAGGAACATCAACCAGATGTCACGCTGATGGATCTGCGAATGCCGGAAGTGGAAGGCGTTGCCGCCATCAGTGCAATTTGTGCTACTGCTAAATCTGCTCGGATTATTGTACTGACCACGTATGATAGTGACGAAGATATTTATCGGGGATTGCAGGCAGGCGCAAAAGGATATCTGTTGAAAGAAACTGAACCTGACGAGCTTCTGAATGCTATTCGTACCGTTCATCGGGGTCATAAGTATATTCCGCCTGATGTAGGAGCAAAGTTGGTACAGCGCCTCAGCAATCCAGAACTGAGTGAAAGAGAACTAGAAGTACTCCGCTCACTGGCGCAGGGAATGAGCAATGCCGATATTGCAGATGCTTTGAGTATTGGTGAAGGCACTGTCAAATCTCATGTCAATCGGATTTTGAATAAATTGGATGTTAGCGATCGCACCCAAGCTGTAATTGTTGCCGTTAAACGCGGCATTGTTAATTTATAGGATGTACTTTCGATAGAATTGGGATTCTAACTTGAGTTATAACTAGCCTTCTACTCCACGATGGCATGGTTGCTCTATCAATTTATACTGTAAAAATTTTAACTTGCTATAGAAGACAGCTTGAAGGCGATCGCCTATATTGAATCTATGCAAATAGAAGTGCATCCAATCAGGCAAATCATGCTCCTTGAGAGCGGTAAGAGGCTGTCTCTAAAGAAATGTAAAGGGGACGGAAGCGGGCGATCGCAAACGCTCAAATCCTTAGTTTAAGCGAATTACTGGAATGACACCAAAGCGGGTTCGTTAATTCCACAAGAATCTGACAAATCATTGTAAGAATTTGAAAGAAGTCGAGCCTTGGAACTCAATACACTTTAAATAAATAGAACTAGGAGAATCCAATCATGGTCAAACAGCAATCTGTAGACGAACAAGCAAATGGAAAGGCAACTAGCAACCTGACACCAGCCCAGAAGTTTTTGCAAGAACTCTGGGATGAGCATCTGCGGCTTGAGTTTGACGCTC comes from the Nostoc sp. PCC 7120 = FACHB-418 genome and includes:
- a CDS encoding response regulator, coding for MSQAITIRVLIADDHAIFRQGLATIINRDPEMQVVAQAENGEQVIALFEEHQPDVTLMDLRMPEVEGVAAISAICATAKSARIIVLTTYDSDEDIYRGLQAGAKGYLLKETEPDELLNAIRTVHRGHKYIPPDVGAKLVQRLSNPELSERELEVLRSLAQGMSNADIADALSIGEGTVKSHVNRILNKLDVSDRTQAVIVAVKRGIVNL
- a CDS encoding PAS domain S-box protein, giving the protein MKEAHYCYDRWGATAKVKDLEKRYPQLLNTNLVRQSHSIVTDETIRHPTAAIDLAAAMKAAQAISEMIHLDQLTATLMQVVIENAGAETGALVLLEDDRLTVVAQCSGSRQCNLEKIAVAGCATIPVSVIHSVERTQETLVFDDAVSKLSFSTDPYIQHQQTRSLLCMPILKQNQLIGILYLENNLSTGVFTSDRVQVLKLLIAQAAISLENTRLYERLSDYSETLERKVEEQTQALQQEIAERRQTEAALRQSEANYRNLLQTANSVIIRYDPQGRIHYINDYGVKLLGYEEHQILGRTLFETIIPDIEISGRDVKPFVHDLLRNPQSYPQGEGENLCRDGRRVWVAWSNQAIFNEQGDVVEILSVGNDTTQRRQAEEALQRSEAKFRAIFENSQVGIYRTRTCDGLILNANQRFADLFGFDSPQEIIGIEHTIGYWVNPSDRQQGIEVMKRDGEVRSYEAQMRKRDGTVFWGLFSSYLNAGDDYIEGVIADISDVYDELRLRKQAEVALQASEAELRSLFSAIPDPLCVVTAQGRVIETVAGNPRQLYSSVEEKVGKTLHQIFEEEQADKFMGYIQQVLRTQQVLTVEYSLQIDGRETWFSARIAPIRHEQVIWIARDITLQKRAEAASILEERNRMAREIHDTLAQAFTGILAQVGAAKQVLTDDLEATESHLDLIKELARTGLVEARRSVVALRPQLLEEGSLQSALHRLVAQLRTAAIDTTLYYEIEGAVYSLPTEIESNLLRMGQEALTNAIRHANADEIRVELVYDRDRFCLRVRDNGQGFGVGSIPASEGFGLLGMSERAERIGAQLTIRSQPGQGTEIVVTVNWE